Within Bacillus sp. FJAT-45350, the genomic segment GGTTCTTCCATATGTTAAGAAATACAAATGAAGATAAAGAGATGTATTATGATATTATTGAAGACGAGCTTTCACGTATTGAGCAAATTTCTAGTGAATTATTAACACTTGCGAAGCCTCATTCTGAGAACCGAGGTAGTCATAATATCATTCAAATTGTAGAAGACGTTATATTATTACTTACGTCCCCATCAAATATGAAGAGTATTGAAATAATCCTTGAAACTACTGAAGAAGAATTAAACATAAATTGCGAAGTAACAAAAATTAAACAAGTCTTTATTAACTTGGTCAAGAATGCAATTGATGCGATGAAAAATGGCGGTATTATCAAGATAAACGTTAAGAAAATTAATAAAAATATTGAAATAAAAGTCATTGATCAAGGTTGCGGGATTCCGACAGAATTAATTAATAAAATCGGAGAGCCTTTTTATACAACGAAAGAAAAAGGGACTGGAATCGGACTAATGATTTGCTATCAAATAATTGAAAGCCATGAGGGGACAATCCAGTTAGAAAGCAAAGTTGGTTGTGGTACGACATTCACTATTACTTTACCAGCAACCAGTGAAAGAGTAATTGCCTAATAAATATTATATCAATTACTCATTAAACGCTCAGTTTACTTATTGTAATAGAGCGTTTTTTGTGCTGAGTTTGAACAAATTATTAATTAGATCTATTAATGAAGTGGCATTATATGTAATATGAATGATATACAATTCAAAAAAATTGATGTTAATTGTTATTTGATAATTTGGGAGGTCTTTATTATGACCATATTAGAAACTAGAAATTTAACAAAAGAGTTCGGAAAATTTACTGCATTAGATGGAGTAAACATGAAAGTAAACGGTGGAGAAGTGTATGGTTTCATAGGACCAAACGGCTCAGGAAAATCGACTACGATCCGTATCTTGCTAGGAATTTTGAAACCGACTGAAGGTGAGGCGAAAATTTTTGGCAAAGATGCATGGAACGATGCAGTCGACATTCATAAACGACTGGCGTATGTACCTGGCGATGTAAATCTTTGGCCAAATTTAACAGGTGGAGAAGTGATAGATTTATTCATGAAATTGCGTGGCTCGAATAACAGGAAGCTTCGAGATGAATTAATCGAAAAATTTAAATTGGATCCTTCCAAAAAGTGTAGAACCTACTCAAAAGGAAATCGTCAAAAGGTTGCATTAGTATCAGCTTTTTCATCAGATGCAGAACTCTATATTTTAGATGAGCCTACATCAGGTCTAGATCCACTAATGGAAAAATTATTTCAAGAATGTGTTCTCGATGCGAAAAAAGCTGGGAAAAGTGTCCTACTTTCTAGTCATATTTTATCTGAGGTTGAAAAGGTATGTGACAAGGTAGGAATTATACGTGAAGGGAAAATGATTGAAACTGGTACATTAAATGAATTACGTCATTTAACAAGGACGAATTTAATAATCGAAACAAAGCAACCAATTCTTAATCTAGAAAACGTAAAAGGAGTTCACGAAATACAAAAAAATGAACAAACAATTTCCTTT encodes:
- a CDS encoding ABC transporter ATP-binding protein, with amino-acid sequence MTILETRNLTKEFGKFTALDGVNMKVNGGEVYGFIGPNGSGKSTTIRILLGILKPTEGEAKIFGKDAWNDAVDIHKRLAYVPGDVNLWPNLTGGEVIDLFMKLRGSNNRKLRDELIEKFKLDPSKKCRTYSKGNRQKVALVSAFSSDAELYILDEPTSGLDPLMEKLFQECVLDAKKAGKSVLLSSHILSEVEKVCDKVGIIREGKMIETGTLNELRHLTRTNLIIETKQPILNLENVKGVHEIQKNEQTISFQVDVEELDEVIRHVSQFGLNKLESSPPTLEDLFMRHYENVGGE